In Desulfosporosinus youngiae DSM 17734, the genomic stretch AATACGCCAGTCTCTTTGGTGATAATGGAAACGGTGTCAATATTGTTGTTGTCGTCGGTATTAACGGCTGTTTCAATTGAAATGGCATTAGCCTCCTGGTCATCATCTTCGACGACATAATTTTTGTCGTCCCCTGCGTCTTCGGATGACTTAAGTTCTAATTCTTCTTCATCTTTATAAAAAACTAAAATTTCTTCAATGTCATCTTCACCAGCCAGTGCATCATGAAGTGACTCCGGATAGTCTTCCTTGTGCATAATTTAGCACCCTTCCTCAAACAAATTTTTTCTCATGACAATACATCTTTACCTAATTAATTCTGTCAGATTAGAGATTTTTGTGTATTATATGAGTTATTCAAGCAAATGGTACTTTAATGCAATACTCAAGTATAATAAGGGAAACTCTAATCCTTTGAACTTAATGGGGGGCATAATCTTGGAACTGAATGTCGAAGAAAGGCAAGAAACTTGTTCAATTGTCAGTAAAATTGTAAGGCTGAAGATTTACCGCAGAGCAGCAGAGGATGGCTCTTCCCAAGCAGGAGAAATAGTGGATTACGAATGCAACTCCTCAACTTCGAATTGTGAGTCCAGATGCCACTATCGATTACTAATCGATGATTTTTAAGCCCGGTAAAGGGGAGGAGCATAAAGCCGACCGGCATTCGTTTGGAGAACCTTGCCGCCGGCAACGGCGATTTGACCGTTGACCAAAGTATAATCGATTCCCAAGGGGGCCTGGGCAGGATTATTGTAATCTTCCGGGGCAGCGATTTTTTCAGGATCAAATATCACTAAATCGGCCAGATAGCCATTTTTCAGATATCCCCGCTTGGCTAAGTTTAACCTTTGGGCCGGATCTCCGGTAATTCGTTTAATACCTTCTGACCAGGTCAAAGCATTCTTAGCACGGACATATTCCCCCAAGAACTTAGGATAGGTGCCGTATAAACGGGGATGGGGCTTGCCGGTCGGAATACCATCCGAACCAATTTGACATAGGGGGTGCTTAAGCAAGGTAATAATATCTTCTTCAGCAAAAAGATTCTGTATAACCATAGAACAACGACAATCCTCACTAATCAGCAGTTCGGCCATTGAATCGATGATATCGCTAAGGTCAGCCTGCTCAGAGCCGGTTTTCGAGCTTATCTGAGTTGCTGTCTGACCTTCCGCCCATTTGTTTTGGGGCTTCATAACCGAGCTGATCATGATATTGGACCAGCCAACCATACCTACAAAGTTATCCCAACCGGGATAATTCGGTCCGGGATCACTCAGATCCTCTTTTAGTTTAGCCCGGAGCTGCGGGTCTTTTAATCTGGCAATGATTTCCGTACTGCCGCCCTCTTTGGCCCAAGGGGGAAGAATTTGAGACAGCAGTGTACTGCCCGCCTGATAAGGGTGTTCGTCAAAGGTTACATCGACACCCTCGTTTCTAGCTTGTTCAACCATCTCCAGTAATTCTTCAGCTGTAATACCAAAATCCCGATTGGCGTAGGAACGCATATGAGAAATCTGTAATTTGACCCCGGATTCTTTAGCGACGGCCAGAGCCTCGGCCATTCCCTCACGAACTTGGCGTGAATGGCTGCGGATATGGATCATCATAAGGCCTTGATAATCAGCGACCACTTTACTTAAAGCGACGAGTTCCTGTTGCGGGGCAAACATCCCCGGTAAGTAGGCCAAGCCGTAGGATATTCCTAAAGCCCCGTTAGACATAGCCTCCTCAACAATTCTACTCATGGCAGTGATTTCCTTTGCTGAAGGGAGAACATTATTTAAGCCTAAAACCTGAGCCCGAACAGCTCCATGGCCAATTAAAACACCTAAGTTGTTAGGCTTCTCCGCTTGATTTAACTCATTTAAAAACCTCGAAAAATCCGGCCAATTCCAGGTTAGCGGCCCTGGACCTAAGATAGGGGTAAGATAGCTGCGCCAATCTTCCATCCTCTCCAGGTGCGGAGCTGAGCCCAAACCGCATTGCCCGATTATTTCGGTGGTGACTCCTTGTTTAATCCTGCTTTCACGGACCGGACCAGACATAAACGGTACCAAGTCACAATGACTGTGGACATCGATAAACCCAGGAGTTACCAGTTTTTTGGCCGCATCTATGACAATATGGGCTTCTGTAGACAGATCTTTTCCTATTTCCGCAATTATGCCATCTTTAATTCCAACGTCACTCTGACGAGGTGTGTTCCCGGTTCCATCCACAATTAAGCCGCCAGTGATTAGTGTATCAAACATGTTAACAGACCTTTCCCTAATATTAAATAGCTGATCCAAGCTTCGGCACATAAAAAGAGTCCGTCTTATGTGAAGACGGGCTCAAATTAAGGTCATCGGATAGAATAAGCACAACTATTCTGCCTTCTTAAAAATAGACCAAGGGGTATCTACGGCTAAACCATCTTCTAACATTTTCTGCACAGTTCCAGGGATATAGAATCCAGCGGTCTCTGTTTTGAATAAGCACTCTTCTAAGGTTATTTCCTCCCAAGTATCCTCGCCTTTTAACTGAGTAACAAATTTCATTGGTATTCCTCCGTTAATGTAATGTAGTTTCTATGTTTTAGAGACAAGCTTATTATAGCAGGAAATACCTTTCAAGTGAACCATCTAAAGTGAAACGGGGGGACCGGTGTTTCTCAGGAGATTATAGGTAAGGCTTCTTGAGGGGAATGAGAAAATTTTCAATTTAATAAAGGTATTTAAAATTTTCTTGCAGAATGAAGAGTTTAACTATCGAATTTGTTAAGACATTAAGAACAGTAAAGCTCTGAAAATGAAAGGTGACTAAACTGTAAAGGAGATCAGTCAATGAGTAAATTAAAAGTAACGATCTTAATAGAAAACACCGTAGGAGTTCCCTTAAATCTCTTAGCCGAGTGGGGATTGTCAATGCTCTTGGATTTTGGCGATGAGCGGATTTTATTTGATGCAGGGGAGCAAGGTAATTTAGTAAGTAATGCGCAAGTATTGGGGTATGATCTGCGCTCAATTGATCGCGTCATCTTGAGTCACGGCCATTATGATCACACCGGGGGGCTTTTTAAGTTCCTTCAGTATCGGGGGAGGGTTCCGGTCTATGCACATCCGGATTTATTTAAAGGGCATTATGGGCGGGGAGTAAAAGGACAAGCAGACAGATATCTCGGTGTGCCCCACTGTCAGAAGCAGTTGGAGAGTGTCGGCGCTGAGTTTCATTGGCACAGTGAACCTTTGGAATTAAGTCCCGGATTTTGGCTAAGTGGTGAAATCCCGCGGGAAACATCCTTTGAACAACTTGACGATGGATTGGTTGAGCATCAAGAAGGGATGATTGTTCAGGATAGTATACGGGATGATTTAAGCCTTTTCTATGTGACAGATCAAGGGTTGATTATTCTACTCGGGTGCGCACATTCGGGACTGGTAAACATCGTGGAACATGCTAAAAGGGTGACCGGTCAGCAAAAAGTAAGAGCAATTATCGGCGGAACTCATCTTGGCCCAGCTGCACCCCATCAAGTGCATCAAACCATAGACTACCTGAGAGAACTTGATTTAGAATGTCTGGCACCGAATCACTGTACAGGAATGGGTATGCTGACTCAGTTAGCTTCGGAATTCCCCAAAGCTTTCACTTGGGCGATGACCGGCAGCAGGTTAGAGTTTATTTAAGCTTGTAGAATTCAGAGACAAGAATTTAGACTATTTGTCTGTTGTCTAATGAAAATTCCTTAATTTGAGCATAATTACATGAAGCTAATTTTCAGAACCGAATTACCGCGGTGAGTGATTTATAGCATAATAAATTGTTAAAGCTCATTTTATGGGTTTTAATTGATTATTTAGGGTAGTTTATGTATAATTTGCATTGTTGTAAAGTGATAGGAGGGTGTTAAATGGGAAAAGCTTTGATTATCGGCGCTGGTGGAGTTGCTAGTGTTGCTATTCATAAATGCTGCCAAAATCCGGATGTATTTGAAGAGATTTGTATAGCGAGCAGAACTGTCGAAAAATGTGAGGCAATCAAAAACCAATTGGCAGGAAGCCGCACCAAAATTCAAACGGCTCAGCTTGATGCCGATAATACCGATAGGGTTATTGACTTAATTAAGAGCTTTAAGCCAGATATTGTTATCAACCTTGCCCTCCCTTATCAGGATCTGACAATCATGGATGCTTGCTTGGCAACGGGAGTGGATTACTTAGATACTGCGAATTATGAACCGCCGGATGTTGCTAAGTTCGAATATAAATGGCAGTGGGCATATCGGGAGAAATTCGCACAGGCAGGCATAACCGCCTTGTTAGGAAGCGGTTTTGACCCTGGGGTTACGGGTGTCTTCTGTGCTTATGCTCAAAAGCATTATTTTGATGAGATTCATTCTATTGACATCGTTGATGCCAATGCCGGTGATCACGGATATCCCTTTGCCACAAACTTTAATCCGGAAATTAATATTCGTGAAATCACTGCCAACGGAAGGTACTATGAAAATGGTTCATGGGTTGAAACCGAGCCTCTGGCCATGAAGCAGATATACGACCTTCCGGAGATAGGACCAAAAAGTATTTATCTGATGTACCATGAGGAATTGGAGTCCCTGGCTATTAATATCAAGGGAGTTAAGCGGATCAGATTTTGGATGACCTTCTCTGACAATTATCTGAATCATTTGCGTGTCCTTGAAAATGTTGGTATGACATCGATTGAGCCCATTGAATTTGAGGGGCAGCAGATTATTCCTTTGCAATTTCTGAAAGCTGTTCTTCCCGATCCGGCATCTCTCGGCCCGAGAACTAAAGGAAAAACAAATATCGGCTGCATTATTCAAGGGATTAAAGACGGAAAACCTCAAACCTATTATGTTTACAATGTGTGTGATCATCAGGAATGTTATGCCGAAGTAGGTTCCCAGGCAATTTCTTATACAACAGGGGTACCGGCGATGATCGGGGCCATGTTAATGCTCAAAGGTATTTGGAAAAAACCTGGTGTCTTCAATGTTGAGGAATTTGATCCTGATCCGTTCATGGAAGCTTTAAATAAATGTGGTTTACCGTGGCAGGAAAGTTTCTCGCCTACTCTCCTTGATTGAGGTGTATAATTTGGACATTGATATCAGAGCCCTGCCGACACCCTGTTATCTGGTCGATGAACGACTTATTTTAAGGAATCTTGAAATCCTGCATTCCGTACAACAACGTACGGGATGCAGAATTCTTCTTGCCTTAAAAGGGTTTTCAATGTATTCGGTATTTCCCCTGGTAGGCAGCTATCTTAAAGGTGTAACCTCCAGCTCGTTGTTCGAAGCCAGGCTGGGTCATGAAGAAATGGGAAAAGAAGTTCATATCTATGCCCCAGCTTACATTGATGAGGAATTTGAGGAGATCCTTGCTCATTGTGACCATATCACCTTTAATTCCTTTGACCAATGGAATCGGTTTAAAGACAAGGTCAAAAATACTAAGATCAAAAAGATTAGCTGCGGCATACGTATTAATCCGGAATATTCGGAAATAGAGACGCCGATTTATGATCCCTGTTACCAGTTTTCAAGACTGGGTGTGACCTTGAACAATTTTCGGCCTGAAGAGCTGGAAGGGATTGAGGGACTTCATTTTCATACCATGTGTGAGCAGAACTCTGATACCCTTGAACGAACAATTCAAGTTGTTGATCAAAAGTTTGGGAAATTCATTGGTTCTATGAAATGGCTCAATCTTGGCGGAGGGCATCATATTACCAGACCTGATTATGATATTGAAACCTTGGTGCGCTGTATAAACTTCTTTCAGGATAAATATGGAGTAGATATTTACCTGGAACCTGGTGAGGCAGTGGCCTTAAACACCGGGTATCTTGTGGCCAAAGTTCTTGATATCGTCGATAATGATATGAAAATTGCCATCCTGGATACTTCGGCGGCTTGCCACATGCCGGACGTCCTTGAAATGCCCTACAGACCCAACATCATCGATGCCGGACAGCCGGGTGAATATCCTTTTACCTACAGACTAGGCGGACTTACTTGTCTTGCCGGGGATATTATTGGGGACTACTCTTTCAGACAGCCCTTAAAACCGGGGGACAGGCTTGTTTTTTGTGATATGGCCCACTATACTATGGTAAAAAATAATACGTTCAATGGTGTCAATCTCCCTTCGATTGCACGTTTTAATGAAGAGGAAGGGATTAAGCTCATCAAACAGTTCGGTTATGAGGATTTTAAAACCCGTCTTTCTTAAAGGATTGCCGGACAATCTGCGTTCTGTCGTGAGGCAGTGCAGAGGCAAAACTAAAAGGTAACTCCAGGATTTCCGTTAAGGGATTTAGTTGTCATCAAGATGGATTATCCTGGAGTATACTGCTGGCGTTTAACATCAAAAAATATTGCCCAACTGGTTGGCATGACGTTTGTTCCTTTTTTAGCTTAGAAATCACAAATCTTTGAGTAAATCCTATCCATAAAAAGGATGGCTTGAATTTCTGCGATCACTGTTCAAAAAGCAGGAATTTGTCTATCCGCACAGAAATATATGTATGTTGTATACAAATTTTTTTGCCTATTGGTATTAAGAGGAGGTAAACCATGATCCGCGTAGCAATTACTGGTTTCGGTAGAATCGGTCGTCTTACACTGCGTGCCGCCCTAAGTCAATCCCTGCCTTTCGAAGTGGTGGCCATTAATGATATGGGAAATCCCGATCAGCTAGCCCATTTGCTTAAGTACGATTCGGTCCACGGAACCCTTCCTAATAAAGTAGAAGTTGATGGCCGGGCATTGGTTATCGATGGAAAACGTATTGAAATTGTGGCTGACAGAAACCCGCTAAATTTACCTTGGAGAGAACTCGGAGTAGACATAGTGCTGGAGTGCACCGGTAAATTCAGGAAACGTGATGAAGCAGCCCAGCACATTACCGCAGGAGCTAAAAAGGTTGTTATCACGGCTCCAGCCAAAGAAGAAGATATCACGATTGTGATGGGGGTAAATGACGAGCAATATGATCCCCTCAAGCATCATGTGATTTCCAACGCTTCCTGCACGACTAACTGCCTGGCACCCGTTGCCAAAGTTTTAGTAGATTCCTTTGGGATTGAACAAGGGATGATGACAACCATCCATTCAGTCACCAATGACCAGCGTACTGTGGACGTAAAACATAAAGACTGGCGCAGGTCCAGAGCCGCCTATCAATCAATGATTCCGACAACGACGGGTGCGGCTAAAGCGGTTACCCTTGTTATACCGGAATTAGAAGGAAAAATGACCGGGCTGGCTGTCCGGGTTCCTACTCCAAATGTCTCCTTAGTTGATTTTGTCGCTAATTTAACAAGACCTGCCACCAAAGAAGAAGTGAATAACGCTTTTCGCGAGGCGGCAGATGGCCGCATGAAAGGCTATCTCGAATATACGGAAATGCCTCTTGTTTCCCTGGATTATAATGGCAATCCTGCTAGTTCTATTCTGGATGGGCTGTCTACCATGATGATAGGAGATCGTATGGTAAAAGTATTAGTCTGGTATGATAACGAATGGGGTTACTCCTGCCGGGTTTTAGATTTAGTAAAGCTGATTGCAACGAAAGGGCTGTAGTTTAGAAGGAGGGTACACCATGAGGAGGACTAAAATTGTCTGCACTATTGGTCCGTCAAGTGAGTCCAAGGAACAGGTTCAAGCTCTTTTAGCGGCAGGTATGGATGTTGCACGACTTAATTTTTCTCACGGAACCCATGAAGAACATGGACGCAGAATAGCAATCTTAAGAGAAGAAGCGTCCAAAGCAGGAAAACATCTGGGTATTCTTCTCGATACCAAAGGGCCGGAAATACGTACTGGAAAAGTTCCGGAACAAGGGATTCCCCTTGAAAATGGGTCGGACTTTGTCCTCGATATAGATCTTGGCAGTCTTGGTGATCAAGGGCGGGTTGGTATTACCTATACTGACTTGTGGCGTAAAGTTAAGCCGGGCAGCCGTATACTGATTGATGATGGTCAAATCGAATTGGAAGTAACGGACGTAGATCCTGAAATAATCCGGACGATAGTCAGAAACGGCGGGGTTCTTAAATCTCAAAAAGGGGTTAATATTCCCAGCGCGCTGATTGACTTACCCGCAGTTACTGAAAGAGATATAGAGGATATTCGCTTTGGTATTTCCCAGGGAATTGATTTTATCGCCGCTTCTTTTACCCGCAAGGCCCTGAATATTTTAGACGTACGCAGGGTTGTGGAAGAAATGGGAGCAGATGTTCATATTATTGCCAAGATCGAAAGCCGGGAAGGGCTGGATAATTTAGATTCTATTCTTGAAGTTGCCGATGGCCTGATGGTCGCCCGGGGTGACTTAGGGGTAGAGATTCCCGTTGAAGAAGTTCCTATTCGCCAGAAGGAAATGATTCGTAAGTGTAATTTATTAGGCAAGCCTGTCATTGTAGCGACTCAGATGCTCGACTCCATGATGCGTCAGCCCAGACCTACCAGAGCAGAGGCCAGTGATGTCGCCAATGCAATTTTAGATGGTACGGATGCGATTATGTTGTCCGGCGAAACGGCTGCGGGGCTATATCCAATTGATGCTGTCCGGATGATGGATAGAATAGCCAATCGTACTGAAATGAATTGTCTGGACAATCAAGCTTCCCGCCATCCTCATGTCAATGTTGCAGAGGCGATTAGCTTTGCAAGTTTTACCATAGCAAAGGACCTTCAAGCCGCGGCCATTCTTACCCCCACCCATTCGGGTTTAACTGCGCAGATGATCTCCAAGTACCGGCCTATTGCCTTGATTGTTGCAGCGACTCCATTTGCTTCAACCGCCAGAAAACTGGCTTTGCAATGGGGTGTGCAATCAATCGTTGTTCATAAAAGTTCAGGCACGGATGAAATGGTTTCTGTTGCCGTAAATACCTCCTTAAGTGAAGGTTATATTCAGTCCGGTGATGTTGTGGTTATCACTGCGGGGGTTCCAATCGGTAAGGTTGGCTCTACGAACATGATCAAAGTTCAAGTCATGGGCAATATTTTGGCCAGAGGTATGGGTATCGGCCGCAAATCCTATTCCGGCCTTGCCCGCAGAGTCCAAACACCAAGCCAAGAGGATTTCAACACCGGAGATATTCTAATCGCCCAGTCAACCGATGCCAGTTTCGTACCCTTAATTGCTCGGGCAGGGGCGTTAGTGGTTGAAGAAGCCGGTCTGACATCACATGCGGCTATTGTAGCCTTACAATTTGGCATCCCAACGATTGTCGGCGCTATCGACGCCTTTGCCAAGGTATCAGACGGTCAGTCTTTGACGGTCGATGCCCTGACGGGCTTGATGTATGAGGGTTCGGTCAGTATTCTCTAAAGATGCAGGGACATGAGAGACAAAGACTCAAAACGATAGTTAGTATTTTAGTATAGAAGGGTGGCAGTGCTATCCTTCTATTGTTTTTCTTTACTTTAGTCGCGTAATAGTCGCGTAATCCAATTTGCCCCGCCTATATTCAGATGGCCTATAAGTAGCATAGGATTGAAGATTTATGGTATAATTAACCTGGTTTTATACATTGCTTAGCATAGATAAAACCGGAGTTCAAGCTAAGACAAGATCTGAACCAAACAGGCCAGAGTCTTAACCAGAAGGTTAAGGACTCTGGCATTATTATACAATGGTTTAAGAGAGGTTAAGAATGAAAAAAGAGTCCATTTATGGATTGACCTTAGAACAACTGATAGAATGGCTGCAGGAGCAGGGGCATAAGAAATCCCGGGCTTTGCAAGTCTGGGATTGGCTTTATAGAAAACGGGTAACAAATTTCTCGGAAATGACGGATGTCAGGCAAGAGTGCCGGGAATTATTAGCCGGTCATTTTGTCACCCAATCATTAACTGAACACATTAAGCAAGAATCGGCCGACGGAACCATTAAATACTTGTTCAAATTACAGGATGATAATCTGATTGAAACCGTCTTAATGAGACATAAATTCGGCTTATCCGTTTGTGTCACGACTCAAGTAGGCTGTAACATCGGTTGCAGCTTTTGTGCGAGTGGCTTATTAAGCAAACAACGTGACTTATCCAGCGGCGAAATCGTAGAGCAAATCATGAAAGTTCAGTTGGATATGGATAAGGGCCATAAAGGTGAAAAAGTAAGCCACGTGGTAGTCATGGGAATTGGCGAGCCTTTTGATAATTATGCTAATGTGACTGATGCTTTGCGAATTATAACAGATCACAAAGGACTGGCTATACCCGGCAGGCACATCACAGTATCAACCAGCGGCTTGGCCGACAAAATTTATGAGTTTGCCGATAGTGATTTAAAGGTAAACCTGGCGATCTCTTTACATGCACCAACTAACCAACTGCGTGGGCAGATAATGAAAATTAACCGGGTCTTTCCCATAGAAAAATTGATCCGGGCTCTTGAGTATTATCTGAATAAAACCAAGCGCAGAGTAACCTTAGAATATATTCTAATTAAGGACCTGAATGATCAGAGGGAGCATGCCCTTCAACTATGTCAATTGACAGCGAATATGCGGCAGCTCATCAATGTTAATTTAATCCCCTATAATCCCGTCGATGAGCATCAGCAATATCAAAGAAGTGATCATGAAACAATGCTGGCCTTTTATGATGTTCTGAAAAAGCAGGGCATGAAATGCAGTATTCGTCTTGAACATGGAAGGGATATCGATGCAGCTTGCGGACAATTAAGAAGTAAGCAGCTCAAAGCATAACCAGAAACACCTGATAAGAACATTATTAAAGGAGAATCAGCAATAAGATGTATAGTTTTAAGGATGATTACAGTGAGGGAGCACACCCCAGGATCTTAAACGCTTTAGTAGAATCAAACCTCGAACCATTGGACGGGTACGGAGAGGATAAATATACACTCCAGGCAATAGAATTAATTAAACAAAGAATGAAGCGCAATGACCTTGATATCCATCTGCTCTCCGGAGGGACACAAACAAATCTGACAGTTATTTCGTCTTTTTTAAGGCCTCATGAAGCAGCGATTGCAGCCAACACGGGTCATATACTTGGTCATGAGACAGGAGCCATCGAAGCTACGGGACACAAAATCCTCTCTTGCGAAGTAAGCGATGGCAAGCTTGCCCCAGAGCATATTAAACCTGTCCTTGAGGCACACACGGACGAACATATGGTAAAACCAAAATTGGTTTACATCTCCAATCCTACTGAAATAGGCTCGATTTATACAAAACCTGAACTCCAGCAGCTCAGCCGGTTCTGCCGGGAAAACAACCTGCTGCTCTATCTTGATGGAGCCCGGTTGGGTTCAGCTCTATGTTCGGAAGAGAATGACCTTCAGCTCTCTGATTTAGGTGGATTGGTTGATGCGTTCTATATTGGCGGAACTAAAAACGGTGCTCTGCTGGGTGAAGCGCTTGTGATCTGTACTGATTCACTTAAAGCGGATTTTCGGTATTACATTAAGCAAAAAGGAGGCCTGCTTGCTAAAGGAAGAGTTTTAGGCCTGCAATTCCTGGAGCTTTTCAAAGACGACCTCTATTTCGATCTGGCAAGACACGCTAATGCTATGGCCGGTTTGCTGAGAAATGAAATCAGCCGGGCCGGATATTCATTTTTGACGCACTCGGCCTCCAACCAGATCTTCCCGATTTTACCTAATAGGCTGATTGCAAGGCTGCAGGAAAAATACTTGTTTTATGTTTGGGCAAAAATCGATGCCGATCATTCGGCTATCCGCATTGTAACCTCCTGGGCGACAAAGGAGGAGGCTGTCTCTGCTTTTATTAATGATTTAAGAGGAACGAGCAGGGACGAGGGGACAGGTTCCTAACTGTTTGTGCAAAAAGTGGTATAATGGGAAGCATTGATAACCTTGGATTGAGGAGTTTAGTTATGCCGGATCTTATTTCTAAGCTGCGCAGTTTACTCACCTTTTGCATAGCGATTATTTTCTTAGGCAACCTGTTTATTAAGTCGAATCTGATCCAGAATCTCAATCTGATAATCCTGCTTATGGTGATCGTGTTTAGTTTTATAGCAGCTGCAGGTACTACCTTGCTTATTGGTTCTATGTCATTTGGCCTGAGCATCATTCTTTTCCTCTATTATCATGCTCCTCTGAGTGTTTGGCAGCAGGCTTTTCAAGAAAACATATACTTAGTTGTAATGTTTACCTTAGTGCCGCTTTTAGGTATTCCTATTCAGCATGGCGGCTATTTTGAGGCGCTGCAAGGTCTCTTTAAGCGTTATGTTTATAATGACAGCCGTTTTTATCTGCTGGTGAGCTTTGTTTCAGCCTTTGTGGGTGTATTGGTCAATTTGGCAGTCGTTCCCCTTGTTCTGCAAATCAGCCGGGCCAGTACTATAAGTTCAAATAAAAAGCTTTTAAGCTCTGCAATCGTCCGGGGGTTTGCGACCTGTACTATTTGGGCCCCTACAACCGCTGCCATTGCTTTAATCGTACAATTAAGCGGAGCAAGTTGGCCTTTGTTTTTTCCTTATGCGATTTTATGCGGTATCATTTCCGGCCTGGTCGGGTATTTTATCACAATGAATGAAGAAAAAAGAGCCGGAAATCCGTTTGCTTCCCCTGATCAGGAACCTGATGAGGAGTTTGATATGCAAAAGGTAATCGAGTTAAGTGT encodes the following:
- a CDS encoding saccharopine dehydrogenase family protein translates to MGKALIIGAGGVASVAIHKCCQNPDVFEEICIASRTVEKCEAIKNQLAGSRTKIQTAQLDADNTDRVIDLIKSFKPDIVINLALPYQDLTIMDACLATGVDYLDTANYEPPDVAKFEYKWQWAYREKFAQAGITALLGSGFDPGVTGVFCAYAQKHYFDEIHSIDIVDANAGDHGYPFATNFNPEINIREITANGRYYENGSWVETEPLAMKQIYDLPEIGPKSIYLMYHEELESLAINIKGVKRIRFWMTFSDNYLNHLRVLENVGMTSIEPIEFEGQQIIPLQFLKAVLPDPASLGPRTKGKTNIGCIIQGIKDGKPQTYYVYNVCDHQECYAEVGSQAISYTTGVPAMIGAMLMLKGIWKKPGVFNVEEFDPDPFMEALNKCGLPWQESFSPTLLD
- the nspC gene encoding carboxynorspermidine decarboxylase codes for the protein MDIDIRALPTPCYLVDERLILRNLEILHSVQQRTGCRILLALKGFSMYSVFPLVGSYLKGVTSSSLFEARLGHEEMGKEVHIYAPAYIDEEFEEILAHCDHITFNSFDQWNRFKDKVKNTKIKKISCGIRINPEYSEIETPIYDPCYQFSRLGVTLNNFRPEELEGIEGLHFHTMCEQNSDTLERTIQVVDQKFGKFIGSMKWLNLGGGHHITRPDYDIETLVRCINFFQDKYGVDIYLEPGEAVALNTGYLVAKVLDIVDNDMKIAILDTSAACHMPDVLEMPYRPNIIDAGQPGEYPFTYRLGGLTCLAGDIIGDYSFRQPLKPGDRLVFCDMAHYTMVKNNTFNGVNLPSIARFNEEEGIKLIKQFGYEDFKTRLS
- a CDS encoding MBL fold metallo-hydrolase; translated protein: MSKLKVTILIENTVGVPLNLLAEWGLSMLLDFGDERILFDAGEQGNLVSNAQVLGYDLRSIDRVILSHGHYDHTGGLFKFLQYRGRVPVYAHPDLFKGHYGRGVKGQADRYLGVPHCQKQLESVGAEFHWHSEPLELSPGFWLSGEIPRETSFEQLDDGLVEHQEGMIVQDSIRDDLSLFYVTDQGLIILLGCAHSGLVNIVEHAKRVTGQQKVRAIIGGTHLGPAAPHQVHQTIDYLRELDLECLAPNHCTGMGMLTQLASEFPKAFTWAMTGSRLEFI
- the pyk gene encoding pyruvate kinase; translation: MRRTKIVCTIGPSSESKEQVQALLAAGMDVARLNFSHGTHEEHGRRIAILREEASKAGKHLGILLDTKGPEIRTGKVPEQGIPLENGSDFVLDIDLGSLGDQGRVGITYTDLWRKVKPGSRILIDDGQIELEVTDVDPEIIRTIVRNGGVLKSQKGVNIPSALIDLPAVTERDIEDIRFGISQGIDFIAASFTRKALNILDVRRVVEEMGADVHIIAKIESREGLDNLDSILEVADGLMVARGDLGVEIPVEEVPIRQKEMIRKCNLLGKPVIVATQMLDSMMRQPRPTRAEASDVANAILDGTDAIMLSGETAAGLYPIDAVRMMDRIANRTEMNCLDNQASRHPHVNVAEAISFASFTIAKDLQAAAILTPTHSGLTAQMISKYRPIALIVAATPFASTARKLALQWGVQSIVVHKSSGTDEMVSVAVNTSLSEGYIQSGDVVVITAGVPIGKVGSTNMIKVQVMGNILARGMGIGRKSYSGLARRVQTPSQEDFNTGDILIAQSTDASFVPLIARAGALVVEEAGLTSHAAIVALQFGIPTIVGAIDAFAKVSDGQSLTVDALTGLMYEGSVSIL
- the rlmN gene encoding 23S rRNA (adenine(2503)-C(2))-methyltransferase RlmN; its protein translation is MKKESIYGLTLEQLIEWLQEQGHKKSRALQVWDWLYRKRVTNFSEMTDVRQECRELLAGHFVTQSLTEHIKQESADGTIKYLFKLQDDNLIETVLMRHKFGLSVCVTTQVGCNIGCSFCASGLLSKQRDLSSGEIVEQIMKVQLDMDKGHKGEKVSHVVVMGIGEPFDNYANVTDALRIITDHKGLAIPGRHITVSTSGLADKIYEFADSDLKVNLAISLHAPTNQLRGQIMKINRVFPIEKLIRALEYYLNKTKRRVTLEYILIKDLNDQREHALQLCQLTANMRQLINVNLIPYNPVDEHQQYQRSDHETMLAFYDVLKKQGMKCSIRLEHGRDIDAACGQLRSKQLKA
- a CDS encoding N-acyl-D-amino-acid deacylase family protein: MFDTLITGGLIVDGTGNTPRQSDVGIKDGIIAEIGKDLSTEAHIVIDAAKKLVTPGFIDVHSHCDLVPFMSGPVRESRIKQGVTTEIIGQCGLGSAPHLERMEDWRSYLTPILGPGPLTWNWPDFSRFLNELNQAEKPNNLGVLIGHGAVRAQVLGLNNVLPSAKEITAMSRIVEEAMSNGALGISYGLAYLPGMFAPQQELVALSKVVADYQGLMMIHIRSHSRQVREGMAEALAVAKESGVKLQISHMRSYANRDFGITAEELLEMVEQARNEGVDVTFDEHPYQAGSTLLSQILPPWAKEGGSTEIIARLKDPQLRAKLKEDLSDPGPNYPGWDNFVGMVGWSNIMISSVMKPQNKWAEGQTATQISSKTGSEQADLSDIIDSMAELLISEDCRCSMVIQNLFAEEDIITLLKHPLCQIGSDGIPTGKPHPRLYGTYPKFLGEYVRAKNALTWSEGIKRITGDPAQRLNLAKRGYLKNGYLADLVIFDPEKIAAPEDYNNPAQAPLGIDYTLVNGQIAVAGGKVLQTNAGRLYAPPLYRA
- the gap gene encoding type I glyceraldehyde-3-phosphate dehydrogenase, which produces MIRVAITGFGRIGRLTLRAALSQSLPFEVVAINDMGNPDQLAHLLKYDSVHGTLPNKVEVDGRALVIDGKRIEIVADRNPLNLPWRELGVDIVLECTGKFRKRDEAAQHITAGAKKVVITAPAKEEDITIVMGVNDEQYDPLKHHVISNASCTTNCLAPVAKVLVDSFGIEQGMMTTIHSVTNDQRTVDVKHKDWRRSRAAYQSMIPTTTGAAKAVTLVIPELEGKMTGLAVRVPTPNVSLVDFVANLTRPATKEEVNNAFREAADGRMKGYLEYTEMPLVSLDYNGNPASSILDGLSTMMIGDRMVKVLVWYDNEWGYSCRVLDLVKLIATKGL